A single Camarhynchus parvulus chromosome 5, STF_HiC, whole genome shotgun sequence DNA region contains:
- the LOC115904554 gene encoding basic salivary proline-rich protein 1-like: MMELEPCDTDGLCDLKKREAVEPPGNKCRAADGARSIPLPRARRLRRRKRRAGGRAGQPRNRRAGERRKPSGRAISGSLMVSPPPALAWGRPAAGRARLHRGHREPRFCPQAAPRQGERGSNEGTGNPGSAPGPPLGGERGSGPGNPGSAPGPPLGGESGAPPRAQGTPALPSGRPSAGRAGLHRGHREPRLCPQAAPRQGERGFTEGTGNPGSALRPPLGRESGAPLSAQGTPALPAALRGLRGPAAPSAVLWRRPVGRGRAAGAAPERPAGAPRPRSEEP, encoded by the coding sequence ccaccGGGTAACAAATGCAGGGCTGCAGATGGAGCTCGTAGCATTCCCTTACCCCGGGCTCGACGGCTGCGACGCCGCAAGAGGAGAGcagggggcagagcagggcagccgCGGAACCGCCGCGCCGGGGAGCGGCGAAAGCCCAGCGGCCGGGCCATCAGCGGCTCCCTGATGGTGTCCCCTCCTCCAGCGCTGGCCTGGGGCCGCCCCGCGGCGGGGAGAGCGCGGCTGCACCGAGGGCACAGGGAACCCCGGTTCTGCCCTCAGGCCGCCCCTCGGCAGGGAGAGCGGGGCTCCAACGAGGGCACAGGGAACCCCGGCTctgccccggggccgcccctcggcggggagcggggctcCGGCCCAGGGAACCCCGGCTctgccccggggccgcccctcgGCGGGGAGAGCGGGGCTCCACCGAGGGCACAGGGAACCCCGGCTCTGCCCTCAGGCCGCCCCTCGGCGGGGAGAGCGGGGCTTCACCGAGGGCACAGGGAACCCCGGCTCTGCCCTCAGGCCGCCCCTAGGCAGGGAGAGCGGGGCTTCACCGAGGGCACAGGGAACCCCGGCTCTGCCCTCAGGCCGCCCCTAGGCAGGGAGAGCGGGGCTCCACTGAGCGCGCAGGGAACTCCGGCTCTGCCCGCGGCTCTCCGGGGGctccgcggccccgccgcgccaAGCGCGGTGCTCTGGCGCCGCCCCGTGGGCAGAGGCCGAGCGGCAGGCGCAGCCCCGGAGCGGCCCGCGGGAGCTCCGCGCCCTCGCTCCGAGGAGCCCTGA